In Holophagales bacterium, one DNA window encodes the following:
- a CDS encoding trypsin-like peptidase domain-containing protein, whose translation MTFYPFRRTTVAFVTVCGLAALAPLAAQPLVEVASETAAMALDQRAAEAPPMRLADALLTAPTTTLTAARSAAIDQLAALRAWNAAGHLPVRTGFVRPLPASERVTLDAALLARQEPVERAGGWAGPTPRGDLAWGTWVRVDEAEELRLHLAEVNLPEGSRLWVWGSDGEARAFGLELRDEHGDLWTPSVSGSELFLEVALPAGSLAREARPGFVVRDVAESFALNADGSVAGSLTPRLGECIVDATCTTAATFPAIESVRSAIAQLQFVSGASTYVCSGQLINDTVTSTVVPYLLTARHCINTSSEAASLQARWDVRPASCGGATPGSFPMSNGATLLVSGASSDVTLLQLASFPGTRTLLGWTTLAPADGTTLHRISHPYVNSSLYPQSYSRTTVSTSFPACSDALRPTHIYSMTNLGGTFGGSSGSALLQSDGKIVGQLHGGCPAEGHDGSNGCDYANAEADGAFAQSYSVLQPYLSPSASGPCVPDATTLCIDRTSGDKRFKVTVTFSTVQSGGLSGSARAIALTSLGVTKGGLFWFFGADNPELLIKVLDGCTLNSRFWVYLTAGTNVGFTVQVTDTVTGAIRVYTNNDLTPHVPVQDTTVGLPCS comes from the coding sequence TGCTCACCGCCCCGACCACCACCTTGACGGCGGCGCGATCGGCGGCGATCGACCAGCTTGCCGCGCTGCGTGCGTGGAACGCCGCCGGGCATCTGCCGGTGCGCACCGGCTTCGTCCGACCGCTGCCGGCGAGCGAGCGGGTGACGCTCGACGCGGCGCTGCTGGCACGCCAGGAGCCCGTCGAACGCGCCGGCGGTTGGGCTGGACCGACGCCGCGCGGCGACCTCGCCTGGGGCACCTGGGTGCGCGTCGACGAGGCCGAGGAGCTCCGCCTGCACCTTGCCGAGGTGAACCTGCCGGAAGGCAGCCGTCTCTGGGTGTGGGGCAGCGACGGCGAGGCGCGGGCGTTCGGCCTCGAGCTGCGCGACGAGCACGGGGATCTGTGGACGCCGAGCGTCTCCGGCTCCGAGCTCTTCCTCGAGGTCGCCCTTCCTGCCGGGTCCCTGGCCCGGGAGGCGAGGCCCGGGTTCGTCGTGCGCGACGTGGCCGAGAGCTTCGCCCTGAACGCCGACGGATCGGTCGCCGGCAGCCTGACGCCGCGCCTCGGCGAGTGCATCGTCGACGCCACCTGCACCACCGCCGCGACCTTCCCCGCCATCGAGAGCGTGCGCAGCGCCATCGCGCAACTCCAGTTCGTCTCGGGGGCCAGCACGTACGTGTGCAGCGGCCAGCTGATCAACGACACGGTGACCTCGACCGTCGTCCCCTACCTGCTGACCGCTCGGCACTGCATCAACACCTCGTCCGAGGCGGCGAGCCTCCAGGCCCGGTGGGACGTGCGTCCGGCGAGCTGCGGCGGAGCCACCCCGGGGAGCTTCCCGATGAGCAACGGGGCGACGCTTCTGGTGTCGGGGGCGAGCTCCGACGTGACCCTCCTGCAGCTGGCGAGCTTCCCGGGAACGCGCACGCTGCTCGGCTGGACGACGCTCGCGCCGGCCGACGGCACGACGCTGCACCGGATCTCGCACCCCTACGTCAACAGCAGTCTCTATCCGCAGTCGTACTCGCGCACCACCGTGTCGACGAGCTTCCCGGCCTGCTCCGACGCACTGCGACCGACCCACATCTACTCGATGACGAATCTCGGCGGCACCTTCGGCGGCAGCTCCGGCTCGGCGCTGCTGCAGTCCGACGGCAAGATCGTCGGCCAGCTCCACGGAGGGTGTCCGGCCGAGGGTCACGACGGTAGCAACGGGTGCGATTACGCCAATGCCGAGGCCGACGGCGCCTTTGCCCAGTCCTACTCGGTGCTGCAGCCGTACCTGAGCCCTTCGGCGAGTGGACCGTGCGTCCCCGACGCGACGACGCTCTGCATCGACCGCACCAGCGGCGACAAGCGTTTCAAGGTGACCGTGACCTTCTCGACCGTGCAGAGCGGCGGCCTCTCCGGCAGCGCCAGGGCGATCGCCCTCACCTCGCTCGGCGTCACCAAGGGCGGTCTCTTCTGGTTCTTCGGCGCCGACAACCCCGAGCTGCTCATCAAGGTCCTCGACGGCTGCACCCTCAACAGCCGCTTCTGGGTCTACCTCACGGCCGGGACGAACGTCGGCTTCACCGTCCAGGTCACCGACACGGTCACCGGGGCGATCCGGGTCTACACGAACAACGACCTGACGCCGCACGTGCCGGTGCAGGACACGACCGTGGGTCTCCCATGCAGCTGA
- a CDS encoding trypsin-like serine protease: MQLSRTLLLLALATAPAAAEEAVDGRIANGTLDFAHPAVGAVRGTSGTLCSAVLVGCRTALTAAHCFCKDPGTGVPLTASECAAQPALTSPTGRTLWFQHGGELPIVKIDIAPDFAFGSRSDLALLHLGGPVEGVAPLPLRSGTAPAAGTTATLVGFGRAGGAVDDRGLKRTGRATLATCSAVSGSTNFCWRFADPLPAAGLASNACDGDGGGPLLVDAAGTTTVAGIVSGGTSAGCLPPDEGWASDVATDAAWLAAQAGSDLGASGCGGLAPVGTVGATVASASGDLSGTTPEVRSSVVVPAGAARLRVAVNGDEVGRTATSTDFDLYLQVGTQPTTSSFACRSNAGSVFETCDVLAPAAGTWNLLLTRDAGAGNYQVTATTFNKVTTTCTPGDKTLCVDDTAADQRFKVQVDYFSTRNGGFAGQGHAIALSSLGVTRGGLFWFFGAENPELLVKVLNGCGLNNRFWIYMTAGTDVGYAVIVTDTRTGISRVYRNTDGSPALPVQDVDALPCS, from the coding sequence ATGCAGCTGAGCCGCACGCTCCTCCTGCTCGCCCTGGCGACCGCACCCGCCGCCGCCGAGGAGGCGGTCGACGGACGCATCGCCAACGGCACGCTCGATTTCGCCCACCCGGCGGTCGGCGCGGTGCGCGGCACCTCCGGCACGCTCTGCAGCGCCGTGCTCGTCGGCTGCCGCACGGCACTCACCGCCGCGCACTGCTTCTGCAAGGACCCCGGCACCGGGGTGCCGCTGACGGCGAGCGAGTGCGCCGCCCAGCCGGCCCTCACCTCACCCACCGGTCGCACGCTCTGGTTCCAGCATGGCGGTGAGCTGCCGATCGTCAAGATCGACATCGCACCGGACTTCGCCTTCGGCAGCCGCAGCGACCTCGCCCTCCTCCACCTCGGCGGACCGGTCGAAGGAGTGGCCCCGCTGCCGCTGCGCTCGGGCACCGCGCCAGCGGCCGGGACGACCGCGACGCTCGTCGGCTTCGGCCGCGCCGGCGGTGCCGTCGACGACCGGGGCCTCAAGCGCACCGGGCGGGCGACGCTCGCCACCTGCTCGGCGGTCTCCGGCAGCACGAACTTCTGCTGGCGCTTCGCCGACCCGCTGCCCGCTGCGGGCCTCGCCTCGAACGCCTGCGATGGCGACGGCGGCGGGCCGCTGCTCGTCGACGCCGCCGGGACGACGACCGTCGCCGGAATCGTCTCCGGCGGCACCTCGGCCGGTTGCCTGCCGCCGGACGAAGGTTGGGCGAGCGATGTCGCGACGGACGCGGCATGGCTCGCGGCCCAGGCCGGCAGCGATCTCGGTGCGAGCGGCTGCGGCGGTCTCGCCCCGGTCGGCACCGTCGGCGCGACCGTGGCAAGCGCCAGCGGCGACCTCTCCGGCACGACGCCGGAGGTTCGCTCGAGCGTCGTCGTGCCGGCCGGCGCAGCCCGTTTGCGCGTGGCGGTCAACGGCGACGAGGTCGGGCGCACGGCGACCTCGACCGACTTCGACCTCTACCTCCAGGTCGGGACACAGCCGACGACCTCGAGCTTCGCCTGCCGCAGCAACGCCGGCAGCGTCTTCGAGACCTGCGACGTCCTCGCGCCGGCCGCCGGCACGTGGAATCTCCTGCTCACGCGGGACGCCGGCGCCGGCAACTATCAGGTCACCGCCACGACCTTCAACAAGGTCACCACGACCTGCACCCCGGGCGACAAGACCCTCTGCGTCGACGACACCGCGGCCGACCAGCGCTTCAAGGTGCAGGTCGACTACTTCTCGACGCGCAACGGCGGCTTCGCCGGCCAGGGACACGCGATCGCCCTCTCCAGCCTCGGCGTGACGCGCGGCGGTCTCTTCTGGTTCTTCGGTGCCGAAAACCCGGAGCTCCTCGTCAAGGTGCTCAACGGCTGCGGGCTGAACAACCGCTTCTGGATCTACATGACGGCGGGAACCGACGTGGGGTACGCGGTGATCGTCACCGACACCAGGACGGGGATCTCGCGCGTCTACCGCAACACCGACGGCAGCCCGGCGCTGCCGGTGCAGGACGTCGACGCGCTGCCCTGTTCGTAG